A stretch of Spirosoma oryzicola DNA encodes these proteins:
- a CDS encoding acyl-CoA reductase has translation MLQSERLQTFVALGDHLRAAEAQPELEEIAQRAYHKNNWFTPANTINALKAIADEFLSADKLNAWVNRYPSEPNTSPRSIGVVMAGNIPAVGFHDLLCVLISGHRLLAKLSAQDFVLIHYLIQKIKDINPAFSDYIDEVERLNAADAYIATGSNNTARYFDYYFSKKPSIIRRNRTSVALLTGAETEGDFEKLGSDISDYYGLGCRNVSTLVVPEDYDFTPLLRTLEPNARTFLNNHKYQNNYDYNKSIYLINAVPHLDNGYLLLTENEGLVSPISVVYYQTYRTQADAMTWFQERADRIQVIASAQNWLAGHTDLPTVAFGQTQRPSLSDYADGIDTMAFLTSL, from the coding sequence ATGCTTCAATCAGAACGCCTGCAAACGTTCGTGGCTTTAGGCGATCATCTACGCGCTGCCGAAGCCCAGCCCGAGTTAGAGGAAATCGCTCAGCGGGCTTACCACAAGAATAACTGGTTTACTCCTGCGAACACAATAAATGCGCTGAAAGCCATAGCGGATGAGTTTTTATCAGCCGATAAACTAAACGCGTGGGTTAATCGCTATCCAAGCGAACCCAACACCTCGCCCCGTTCCATTGGTGTTGTCATGGCGGGTAACATTCCGGCGGTTGGTTTCCATGACTTGCTCTGCGTGCTAATCAGTGGCCATCGGCTTCTCGCTAAGTTAAGTGCCCAAGATTTTGTATTAATTCATTATTTAATACAAAAAATAAAAGACATTAACCCTGCTTTTTCGGATTATATCGATGAAGTTGAGCGTCTTAATGCAGCGGACGCGTACATCGCAACGGGAAGTAACAATACCGCTCGCTATTTTGACTACTACTTTTCTAAAAAGCCGAGCATCATCCGCAGAAATCGGACCTCTGTAGCCCTACTGACGGGTGCGGAGACAGAAGGAGACTTCGAGAAGCTCGGAAGCGACATTTCTGACTATTACGGGCTGGGATGCCGTAATGTTTCGACCCTGGTAGTGCCCGAAGACTATGACTTTACGCCCTTACTGCGCACTTTAGAGCCGAACGCGCGAACGTTTCTGAACAACCACAAATACCAGAACAACTACGACTACAACAAGTCCATTTATCTGATCAATGCGGTTCCTCATCTTGACAACGGCTATCTGTTGCTGACCGAAAACGAGGGGCTCGTTTCGCCCATTTCCGTTGTTTACTACCAGACGTATCGCACGCAGGCGGACGCAATGACGTGGTTTCAGGAACGGGCAGATCGCATCCAGGTCATTGCCTCAGCGCAAAACTGGCTCGCTGGCCATACGGATTTGCCGACGGTAGCATTTGGGCAGACACAACGTCCGAGCTTGAGCGACTACGCCGATGGCATTGATACAATGGCCTTCCTGACGTCACTATGA
- the recG gene encoding ATP-dependent DNA helicase RecG, whose amino-acid sequence MTERTTFFDTPLLYLKGLGPQRTELLNKELNLFTFGDLIQYYPFRYDDRTRYYTISELMDSMSSAQIRGRLRDWYLEGEGPKKRLVGTFTDGTGSMTLVWFQGITYIEKTLRRDGEYIAYGKPQSFNGQFSIVHPELENANTAAEHELGFFPVYNLTDKLRKRHLDSKAIGKAMRILLEQAWPHIHETLPDALIQQYRLVGKREAMWNIHLPQNQGWLKQAQRRLKFEELFYNQLRLIKNKLIQKEEFPGQIFRDTSLMKHFYNELLPFELTGAQQRVIKEIYTDFLTGKQMNRLLQGDVGSGKTIVAFIACLLAIGNGAQACLMAPTEILADQHYNGLKPFADAMGLNIGILTGSTNKKRRVVLHEELQAGKMHILVGTHALLEDAVQYKNLGLCIIDEQHRFGVAQRAKLWRKNETVPPHILVMTATPIPRTLAMTLYGNLDVSIIDELPKGRKPIKTVHKFDKHRSEVFGFMRQQIELGRQVYVVYPLIEESEKLDYKDLMDGYESMQRAFPRPKYEIGILHGKMLAYEKDDEMQRFIKHETQILVATTVIEVGVNVPNASVMVIESAERFGLSQLHQLRGRVGRGAEQSYCIMMTGYKLSSDTRTRLETMVRTNNGFEIADVDLQLRGPGDLTGTQQSGVMDLMIADLAKDGAVLTAARESAQAILQEDPELVLPQHAPIRNHLDGLKQTENNWGRIS is encoded by the coding sequence ATGACCGAACGTACAACTTTTTTTGACACACCGCTTCTTTACCTCAAAGGGCTCGGTCCACAACGGACAGAACTCCTCAATAAAGAATTGAATTTATTTACCTTCGGGGACCTGATTCAGTATTACCCGTTTCGGTACGACGACCGGACGCGCTATTACACGATCAGCGAACTGATGGACTCGATGTCATCTGCGCAGATACGCGGACGGCTTCGCGACTGGTATCTGGAAGGCGAAGGCCCGAAGAAGCGACTGGTTGGTACCTTTACCGACGGTACCGGTTCGATGACGCTCGTCTGGTTTCAGGGAATTACGTACATCGAAAAAACTCTTCGACGTGACGGTGAATACATTGCATACGGTAAACCGCAATCGTTTAACGGACAGTTTAGCATCGTCCATCCCGAACTAGAAAACGCGAATACGGCTGCTGAGCATGAATTAGGTTTTTTTCCCGTCTATAACCTCACCGATAAACTCCGTAAGCGGCACCTCGACAGCAAGGCGATTGGCAAAGCGATGCGGATACTGCTCGAACAGGCATGGCCCCATATTCACGAGACGCTTCCCGACGCCCTGATCCAGCAGTACCGGCTCGTAGGAAAGCGTGAGGCCATGTGGAACATTCACTTACCTCAGAATCAGGGTTGGCTGAAACAGGCGCAACGACGGTTAAAGTTCGAAGAACTGTTCTATAATCAGCTTCGGCTGATCAAAAATAAGCTGATTCAGAAGGAAGAATTTCCCGGACAGATCTTTCGCGACACGTCGCTGATGAAGCACTTTTATAACGAGTTGCTACCTTTCGAACTGACGGGGGCACAGCAGCGCGTTATCAAAGAAATTTATACGGATTTTCTGACGGGAAAGCAGATGAACCGGTTGTTGCAGGGTGACGTGGGGAGCGGAAAAACCATCGTAGCCTTTATTGCCTGCCTACTGGCGATTGGCAACGGTGCCCAAGCCTGCCTGATGGCTCCCACCGAAATTCTGGCCGATCAGCACTACAACGGACTTAAACCCTTCGCCGATGCGATGGGACTAAACATCGGCATTCTGACTGGCTCGACCAACAAGAAACGCCGGGTTGTGTTGCACGAGGAGTTGCAGGCCGGAAAAATGCACATTCTCGTCGGGACGCACGCCTTACTCGAAGATGCAGTACAGTACAAAAATCTCGGCTTGTGTATCATCGATGAACAGCACCGCTTTGGGGTAGCGCAACGGGCTAAACTCTGGCGTAAGAACGAAACCGTACCTCCGCACATCCTGGTTATGACGGCTACGCCTATTCCGAGGACGCTGGCAATGACGCTGTACGGTAACCTCGATGTTTCGATCATTGACGAATTGCCAAAAGGGCGAAAACCCATCAAAACCGTCCACAAGTTCGATAAACACCGTTCCGAAGTGTTTGGCTTTATGCGGCAGCAGATCGAACTGGGGCGGCAGGTATACGTCGTATATCCGCTGATCGAAGAGTCAGAAAAGCTCGACTACAAAGATTTGATGGATGGCTACGAGAGTATGCAGCGGGCCTTCCCGCGTCCGAAGTACGAGATTGGTATCCTTCACGGTAAAATGCTGGCTTACGAAAAAGACGACGAGATGCAGCGGTTTATCAAGCATGAAACGCAGATTCTGGTCGCCACTACGGTGATTGAAGTAGGGGTCAACGTACCCAATGCCAGCGTTATGGTCATTGAGAGTGCCGAACGCTTTGGACTGTCGCAGTTGCACCAGCTGCGTGGGCGCGTTGGGCGAGGAGCCGAACAATCGTATTGTATTATGATGACGGGCTATAAACTTAGCAGCGACACCCGCACCCGACTCGAAACAATGGTTCGTACAAATAACGGTTTTGAGATTGCTGACGTAGACCTGCAATTGCGTGGACCTGGTGATCTAACGGGGACCCAGCAGAGTGGGGTCATGGATCTGATGATTGCGGACTTGGCAAAAGATGGAGCGGTGTTAACAGCTGCCCGCGAATCGGCACAGGCTATTTTACAGGAAGATCCTGAACTCGTATTGCCCCAGCATGCGCCGATCCGGAATCACCTCGATGGCTTAAAACAAACGGAAAACAATTGGGGCCGAATCAGCTAG
- a CDS encoding NifU family protein — protein sequence MNPTLSRPVSIFTEGSPNPNSMKFVVNFELVPSGLSFDYASAGDALVDGKASPLTVALFGFDFVRRVFIAGNFITITKDDETDWDEVIFEVKFFLKEYFGAQKPVFAQRTMDTNTTKLEVDSETVQKIKAVLDQYIKPAVESDGGAISFYSFDEPSGTVKVLLQGSCSGCPSSTLTLKAGIENLLTRLVPEVKLVEAEGV from the coding sequence ATGAATCCTACGCTGAGTCGTCCCGTATCCATCTTTACCGAAGGAAGTCCTAACCCGAACTCGATGAAGTTCGTCGTCAATTTTGAACTCGTCCCTTCCGGATTGTCGTTCGATTACGCTTCCGCTGGCGATGCCCTTGTTGATGGCAAAGCATCACCCTTGACTGTAGCGCTCTTTGGCTTCGATTTTGTGCGTCGGGTGTTTATTGCCGGTAACTTTATCACGATTACCAAGGATGACGAAACCGATTGGGACGAAGTAATTTTTGAAGTTAAGTTTTTCCTGAAAGAATATTTCGGTGCGCAGAAGCCCGTTTTTGCGCAGCGGACGATGGACACCAATACCACAAAACTTGAGGTAGATTCTGAGACTGTCCAGAAAATCAAGGCTGTACTGGATCAATACATCAAACCTGCCGTTGAATCGGACGGTGGTGCCATTAGTTTTTACTCGTTCGATGAGCCGAGCGGTACGGTTAAAGTGCTGTTGCAGGGATCATGCAGTGGTTGTCCTTCATCGACGCTCACGCTTAAAGCCGGAATTGAAAACTTACTGACACGCCTGGTACCTGAAGTAAAACTGGTTGAGGCAGAAGGCGTATAA
- the rplU gene encoding 50S ribosomal protein L21, with product MYAIVEIAGQQFKIQKGRSIYTHRLEGDVDAALASDKVKVLLVDNEGSITVGAPTVAGATVSAKIVEHLKGEKVIVFKKKRRKGYKKKNGHRQYLTKVLIEDITL from the coding sequence ATGTACGCAATCGTAGAGATCGCAGGGCAGCAATTCAAGATCCAGAAGGGTCGTTCTATCTATACCCACCGGTTAGAAGGCGACGTGGACGCTGCACTTGCCTCCGACAAGGTGAAAGTTCTCCTTGTTGACAACGAAGGAAGCATCACCGTTGGTGCTCCAACCGTCGCTGGGGCGACAGTATCGGCCAAAATCGTCGAACACCTGAAAGGCGAGAAAGTTATCGTCTTCAAAAAGAAGCGTCGTAAAGGCTACAAAAAGAAAAATGGTCACCGTCAGTACCTGACCAAAGTATTGATCGAAGATATCACTCTGTAA
- a CDS encoding phosphosulfolactate synthase, translating into MNYTLTQIPERTPKPRQSGLTMVMDKGLSLREVEDFLSTSADYADIIKLGWATSFVTPKLQEKLDLYRSAGIPVYFGGTLFEAFVVRNQFDDYRKLLDKYKMEYAEVSDGSIDMVQDQKCEYIRQLATQVTVLSEVGSKDEAKIIPPYKWIQLMKSELQAGAWKVIGEAREGGNVGLFRSSGEVRQGLVEEILTQVPFESILWEAPQKEQQVWFVKLLGANVNLGNIAPHEVIPLETIRLGLRGDTFMHFLEK; encoded by the coding sequence ATGAATTATACGCTTACGCAGATTCCCGAACGTACCCCTAAGCCGCGCCAAAGCGGGCTGACAATGGTAATGGACAAGGGACTAAGCCTGCGCGAAGTCGAGGACTTTCTGTCCACCTCCGCAGACTACGCAGACATTATCAAACTGGGCTGGGCAACCTCTTTTGTTACCCCCAAACTTCAGGAAAAGCTCGATCTGTATCGGTCGGCTGGCATACCGGTCTACTTCGGAGGGACACTGTTCGAAGCCTTCGTCGTTCGTAACCAGTTTGACGACTATCGCAAGCTTCTGGATAAGTACAAAATGGAATATGCCGAAGTATCGGACGGTTCCATCGACATGGTTCAGGATCAGAAGTGCGAATACATTCGGCAGTTGGCTACGCAGGTGACGGTTCTGTCGGAAGTTGGCTCGAAAGACGAAGCCAAGATCATCCCACCTTACAAGTGGATTCAATTGATGAAATCTGAACTGCAAGCCGGTGCTTGGAAGGTGATCGGTGAAGCCCGCGAAGGCGGCAACGTCGGCCTGTTCCGCTCGAGTGGCGAAGTTCGGCAAGGACTGGTTGAAGAAATTTTGACGCAGGTACCGTTTGAATCCATTCTCTGGGAAGCTCCGCAGAAAGAGCAGCAGGTCTGGTTTGTCAAACTGCTTGGTGCCAACGTTAATCTGGGTAATATTGCGCCCCACGAAGTGATCCCGCTCGAGACCATTCGCCTGGGCTTACGGGGTGATACCTTTATGCATTTTCTAGAAAAATAA
- a CDS encoding putative quinol monooxygenase: MALSVFAIITAKPGFETELRNGLSELVPKVREEEACLFYELFQSTEHPDKFIMHELWTDTAGLMAHDQMPHMKAFGELAKNWLAGPVELIKVEK; this comes from the coding sequence ATGGCACTCAGCGTTTTTGCGATTATTACGGCGAAGCCGGGTTTCGAAACTGAATTACGGAACGGCTTATCGGAGCTTGTTCCGAAAGTTCGGGAGGAAGAGGCCTGCTTGTTCTACGAACTATTCCAGAGCACCGAGCATCCCGATAAATTTATCATGCATGAACTCTGGACCGATACGGCAGGGCTTATGGCTCATGATCAGATGCCGCACATGAAAGCGTTTGGCGAACTGGCTAAAAACTGGCTGGCAGGTCCGGTAGAGCTGATTAAAGTAGAAAAATAA
- a CDS encoding DUF5723 family protein, whose product MKYSFVLPVFLLAATASFSQNLLGISTSRYGGTNRLYINPALAADSPSKFYLNGVTGVAHVNNNYVRYQAPFSMLRLISGTVPAQYKNSDGSLRFDASYTKEILDGAPKNGTILGEIRGPAFLIKTSERAAFAVTTRFRAVGQVIGAPEELLSAFRSSLVDNALYSIPNRDNKFSANTNTFAELGFTYAGTIWEGDGQKLQLGATAKLLLGYNAQHLINRGMDYQIIPDPNNPNSALLEVNRFDATLAYTSFLQGRSLNPRTLFSNAAPGKGFGLDLGLTYRSQYDADSPALQLGLALTDIGGLSYTGQEYKYSDIGQNPVLFRSSDFNNLNGVEDIARVIQTKFNTGRNPDRTSFRSGLPTSLNLTADYQLPDGFGINVTYLQDVRSQQALATHQPSLVAVTPRYDARWLSLSVPVSYLNRGLSVGASVRVGPGWLGTDNFLGLLGSSGNGIRPRGLDIYAGFAFGIGRADEE is encoded by the coding sequence ATGAAGTATTCGTTTGTATTACCAGTATTTTTGCTGGCTGCTACGGCCAGTTTCTCCCAAAATCTTTTAGGCATATCAACCAGCCGCTACGGTGGCACCAACCGGCTATACATTAATCCGGCCTTAGCCGCTGATTCGCCTTCCAAGTTTTACCTGAATGGGGTAACGGGTGTTGCTCATGTAAACAACAATTACGTTCGATACCAGGCACCCTTCTCCATGTTGCGCTTAATTAGCGGAACAGTACCGGCTCAGTATAAAAATTCGGATGGCTCACTGCGCTTCGATGCTTCCTACACAAAGGAAATCCTAGACGGAGCGCCTAAAAACGGAACAATCCTGGGTGAAATTCGGGGTCCTGCCTTTCTGATAAAGACCAGTGAGCGGGCCGCTTTTGCGGTGACAACACGCTTTCGAGCGGTAGGGCAGGTGATAGGGGCACCCGAAGAACTGCTTTCTGCCTTTCGATCTAGCCTGGTTGATAATGCCTTGTATAGCATCCCTAATAGAGACAACAAATTCAGTGCGAACACCAATACTTTTGCGGAGTTAGGCTTTACGTATGCCGGAACCATTTGGGAAGGCGACGGACAGAAACTGCAACTCGGCGCAACCGCCAAACTGCTGCTCGGCTACAACGCGCAGCATTTGATCAATCGGGGTATGGATTACCAAATCATCCCCGACCCAAACAACCCGAACAGTGCGCTGCTGGAGGTTAATCGGTTTGATGCTACGTTAGCGTACACCAGCTTTTTGCAGGGCCGCAGCCTGAATCCTCGTACTCTGTTCAGCAATGCAGCGCCGGGTAAAGGGTTTGGCCTCGATCTTGGGCTAACGTATCGCAGTCAGTATGACGCCGATAGTCCGGCTTTACAACTGGGCCTGGCCCTAACCGACATTGGGGGATTGTCTTATACGGGACAGGAGTATAAGTACTCCGACATCGGGCAAAACCCGGTTTTGTTTCGGAGCAGCGATTTCAACAATTTGAACGGTGTTGAAGACATCGCGCGCGTCATTCAAACAAAATTCAACACGGGCCGTAATCCTGATAGAACGAGTTTTCGTTCCGGGCTTCCCACATCGCTTAATCTGACGGCTGATTATCAGCTTCCAGACGGATTTGGTATCAACGTAACGTACTTGCAGGACGTTCGATCACAGCAGGCGCTTGCTACGCACCAGCCATCGCTGGTTGCTGTAACTCCCCGTTACGATGCGCGCTGGCTGAGCTTGTCCGTGCCCGTATCCTATCTGAACCGTGGCCTGTCGGTAGGAGCATCCGTTCGGGTTGGACCAGGCTGGTTGGGAACCGACAACTTTTTGGGTTTGCTGGGAAGCAGCGGTAACGGTATTCGACCACGGGGCCTGGATATTTACGCCGGTTTTGCCTTCGGTATTGGTCGGGCCGACGAGGAATAG
- a CDS encoding shikimate dehydrogenase family protein has product MTRYGLIGFPLTHSFSQRYFTEKFLREGIENSRYDLFEMADVGDSLPDLLTMPGLRGLNVTIPHKQAVLPYLDRLDSSAQKVGAVNVIKLESDGTKTGYNSDYYGFRQSITDWLASLGRSTNGLQALVLGTGGASKAVLVALSDLGISYRSVSRTKTADNASYDELPELIGDYALIINCSPVGTYPHTNEAPALPYDKLTDRHLLYDLVYNPAETQFMKHGLERGAAVMNGYQMLVLQAEKAWAIWQQ; this is encoded by the coding sequence ATGACTCGCTACGGTCTTATCGGCTTTCCGCTCACCCATTCATTTTCACAACGGTACTTCACGGAGAAATTTCTCCGTGAAGGTATCGAAAACAGCCGCTACGACCTATTCGAGATGGCTGACGTTGGAGACTCGCTACCCGATCTGCTTACGATGCCGGGTTTGCGGGGTCTAAACGTGACCATTCCCCACAAACAAGCCGTATTACCTTACCTCGACCGGCTGGATTCTTCAGCGCAAAAGGTGGGTGCCGTCAACGTCATTAAACTCGAATCCGACGGAACGAAAACAGGCTACAACTCAGATTATTACGGCTTTCGACAATCAATTACTGACTGGCTGGCTTCGCTGGGTCGTTCCACGAACGGTTTGCAGGCATTGGTACTAGGAACAGGTGGCGCGTCGAAAGCGGTGCTGGTGGCTTTAAGCGACTTAGGCATTTCCTATAGATCGGTATCGCGAACGAAGACCGCTGATAACGCGTCGTACGACGAATTGCCCGAACTGATCGGTGATTATGCGCTTATTATCAACTGCTCGCCGGTGGGTACGTATCCGCATACTAACGAAGCACCGGCCCTCCCCTACGATAAGCTGACAGACCGGCATTTACTATATGATCTGGTTTACAATCCGGCCGAAACCCAGTTTATGAAGCATGGACTGGAACGCGGGGCTGCGGTTATGAACGGTTATCAGATGCTCGTCCTGCAAGCCGAAAAAGCCTGGGCGATCTGGCAGCAATAA
- the nagA gene encoding N-acetylglucosamine-6-phosphate deacetylase — protein sequence MQAITFQNATVFTGESFLPGASVRIADGHILEVSDTVLKANDDGETVVDLAGDYLIPGLIDLQLYGGSNLFLNDIPTPETVRHIYESHARNGTTTLLPTIHSTSLDVMQQAMAAVQTVRAENPYGVPGIHLEGPYFNPIKRGAHSPAFVRTPAEGELEALFSTNADVVRILTLAPEILTPEQLATIHRLKHANTLLSLGHSNATYKQAMGAFADGFPLATHLYNAMRGFESREPGIVGAIFDDQHVHSSIIADSYHCDPAAIRIAYRLLGERLFLISDALFANPPRPDFSLGEFVVHFEPDPNGPGRYVNNEGKLAGSAITLIDCVRVAVEQADIPLVNALRMASVIPAQLIGMGSQLGRIQPNYVANLIRLDKSLLVKGVWASGVAISTAR from the coding sequence ATGCAGGCAATTACATTTCAGAACGCTACGGTTTTTACCGGCGAATCATTTCTACCAGGCGCATCGGTTCGTATAGCGGATGGGCATATTCTGGAAGTTTCCGATACAGTTCTCAAGGCTAACGATGACGGAGAAACGGTCGTCGATCTGGCTGGCGATTACCTGATTCCGGGATTAATTGACTTGCAATTATACGGCGGTTCAAACCTCTTTTTGAACGATATACCAACGCCCGAAACCGTTCGGCACATTTACGAATCACACGCTCGTAACGGCACCACAACCTTACTCCCCACGATTCATTCGACGTCACTGGACGTCATGCAACAGGCGATGGCGGCTGTGCAGACCGTTCGAGCCGAAAATCCGTATGGCGTGCCGGGCATTCACCTCGAAGGGCCGTACTTCAATCCAATCAAGCGAGGTGCCCACAGCCCGGCTTTTGTGCGTACTCCCGCCGAAGGCGAGTTAGAGGCTTTATTCAGCACTAATGCGGATGTCGTCCGGATTCTGACGCTGGCCCCCGAAATACTGACGCCCGAACAACTGGCTACGATTCACCGCTTAAAGCATGCGAATACGCTGTTGTCGCTAGGGCACAGCAACGCAACGTACAAGCAAGCGATGGGTGCTTTTGCCGACGGCTTCCCGCTGGCAACGCACCTGTACAATGCGATGCGGGGCTTCGAAAGTCGTGAACCAGGTATTGTTGGCGCTATTTTCGACGATCAACACGTGCATTCGAGCATCATTGCCGACAGTTACCACTGCGATCCTGCTGCGATCCGCATTGCGTATCGGTTGCTGGGTGAGCGGCTGTTTTTGATCTCCGACGCTCTGTTCGCCAATCCACCCCGTCCCGATTTTTCGCTGGGTGAATTCGTTGTTCATTTCGAACCCGATCCGAACGGGCCAGGCCGCTACGTCAATAACGAAGGCAAACTCGCCGGTTCGGCTATCACGCTGATTGATTGTGTGCGGGTCGCCGTCGAGCAGGCCGATATTCCCCTGGTCAACGCCCTGCGGATGGCGTCGGTAATTCCGGCCCAACTGATTGGTATGGGCAGCCAGCTGGGACGGATTCAGCCGAACTACGTAGCTAATTTGATTCGGTTGGATAAATCGTTGCTGGTGAAAGGCGTCTGGGCGTCCGGTGTCGCCATTTCGACAGCGCGATAA
- the rpmA gene encoding 50S ribosomal protein L27: MAHKKGVGSSKNGRDSISKRLGVKLFGGQSAIAGNIIVRQRGTKHHPGKNVGLGKDYTLFALVDGTVKFRPGRNSRSYVDIVPAGPSAIETVPVAAAPAETVEG, encoded by the coding sequence ATGGCACACAAGAAAGGTGTAGGTAGTTCCAAAAACGGCCGTGACTCGATCAGCAAACGCCTGGGCGTGAAGTTGTTCGGTGGCCAGTCGGCTATCGCCGGCAATATCATCGTCCGTCAGCGCGGTACGAAACACCATCCCGGCAAAAACGTCGGTCTGGGTAAAGACTATACGCTGTTCGCGCTGGTTGATGGTACGGTAAAATTCCGTCCTGGCCGCAACAGCCGTTCGTATGTTGACATCGTTCCTGCTGGTCCATCAGCAATCGAAACCGTTCCTGTAGCTGCGGCTCCTGCCGAAACGGTAGAAGGTTAG
- a CDS encoding DedA family protein: MELIKSLIDFLLHLDRYLDAWANDYGVLLYAILFLIVFTETGLIVMPLLPGDSLLFAAGALAARPTNELSVWVIIPLLIVAALMGDNVNYFVGKFLGGRIKSRERILFFKREYITETENFYAKHGGRTVILARFIPIIRTIAPFVAGAGSMNYGTYLRFCIFGAILWVTSISLLGYFFGNFPIVQKNFELVVFGIIGLSILPIIFGALKKRASRPTV; this comes from the coding sequence ATGGAACTTATCAAATCGCTCATTGACTTCCTGCTTCATCTGGATCGTTACCTTGACGCATGGGCAAACGATTACGGTGTCCTGCTCTACGCCATCCTGTTCCTGATTGTATTTACGGAAACCGGGCTCATCGTTATGCCACTGCTCCCCGGCGATTCGCTGTTGTTTGCAGCCGGAGCCCTAGCCGCCCGTCCGACCAACGAACTAAGCGTATGGGTCATCATTCCGCTGCTGATCGTAGCCGCTCTGATGGGCGATAACGTCAATTACTTTGTCGGTAAGTTTCTGGGAGGTCGGATCAAATCCAGGGAGCGTATTCTCTTCTTCAAACGCGAGTACATTACCGAAACCGAGAATTTCTACGCCAAACACGGTGGTCGCACCGTTATTCTGGCTCGCTTTATTCCCATCATTCGGACAATTGCGCCGTTTGTTGCCGGAGCTGGTAGCATGAACTACGGAACCTACCTTCGGTTTTGCATCTTCGGTGCCATCCTGTGGGTTACGAGCATTTCGCTGTTGGGTTATTTCTTCGGCAATTTCCCGATCGTTCAGAAAAACTTTGAACTTGTCGTATTTGGCATCATTGGCTTGTCCATACTGCCTATCATCTTTGGAGCGCTCAAAAAACGAGCAAGCCGCCCTACTGTTTAA
- a CDS encoding PaaI family thioesterase, with protein sequence MDNLTNPRLDFFRSQIGNDMRHSISPMGRWLKGTIRAAEYGRLVADYLIREDLTNPAGTLHGGAAAAILDDLVGAAVFTLGREYAYTSVNLNIDFLHAARLGDTVTATGQIIREGKNIIHGEGRIVAADGKLIAKCATNLIQTSLKLPF encoded by the coding sequence ATGGACAATTTAACAAACCCTCGTCTCGATTTCTTTCGTTCGCAGATTGGCAACGATATGCGTCATAGTATTTCGCCAATGGGCCGTTGGCTGAAAGGTACAATCCGGGCCGCTGAGTATGGGCGGTTGGTGGCCGACTACCTGATTCGGGAAGATCTTACCAATCCGGCAGGCACACTACATGGTGGAGCGGCAGCTGCTATTCTGGACGATCTGGTCGGGGCTGCCGTGTTTACCCTCGGTCGTGAGTATGCCTATACATCCGTCAACTTGAACATTGATTTTCTGCACGCAGCCCGGCTAGGCGATACCGTTACGGCAACGGGTCAGATCATTCGCGAAGGCAAAAACATTATTCACGGCGAAGGGCGAATTGTTGCGGCTGATGGCAAACTAATTGCGAAATGTGCTACTAATCTGATTCAGACGTCGTTAAAACTGCCCTTTTAG